One region of Ornithorhynchus anatinus isolate Pmale09 chromosome X5, mOrnAna1.pri.v4, whole genome shotgun sequence genomic DNA includes:
- the CHRNB2 gene encoding neuronal acetylcholine receptor subunit beta-2 gives MGGPGAQGALLLGLGLLSLLPGALPTATEERLVEHLLDPSRYNKLIRPAANGSQLVTVQLMVSLAQLISVHEREQIMTTNVWLTQEWEDYRLTWKPEEFDNMKKVRLPSKHIWLPDVVLYNNADGVYEVSFYSNAVVSHDGSIFWLPPAIYKSACRIEVRHFPFDQQNCTLKFRSWTYDGREMDLVLKSEAASLDDFTPSGEWDIVALPGRRHAGPGPAAYVDITYDFVIRRKPLFYTINLIVPCVLITSLAILVFYLPSDCGEKMTLCISVLLALTVFLLLISKIVPPTSLDVPLVGKYLMFTMVLVTFSIVTSVCVLNVHHRSPATHAMAPWVRALFLERLPALLFMRPPARGHRPEGTPGPPGGEPGRRPCPCGGLGEAVDGVRFIASHMKGEDDHRSVSEDWKYVAMVIDRLFLWIFVFVCVFGTVGMFLQPLFLQNYTAHSLLAPAPPAPGE, from the exons ATGGGGGGGCCTGGGGCTCAGGGGGCGCTGCTTCTGGGCCTCGGCCTCCTGTCGCTGCTCCCAG GGGCCCTGCCGACGGCCACGGAGGAGCGGCTGGTGGAACATCTGCTGGACCCCTCCCGCTACAACAAGCTCATCCGGCCTGCGGCCAACGGCTCCCAGCTGGTCACCGTGCAGCTCATGGTCTCCCTGGCTCAGCTCATCAGCGTG CACGAGAGGGAGCAGATCATGACCACCAACGTCTGGCTGACCCAG gagtGGGAAGACTACCGCCTCACCTGGAAGCCGGAGGAGTTCGACAACATGAAGAAAGTCCGGCTGCCGTCCAAACACATCTGGCTGCCGGACGTTGTCCTCTATAACAA CGCGGACGGCGTGTACGAGGTGTCCTTCTACTCCAACGCGGTGGTGTCCCACGACGGGTCCATCTTCTGGCTGCCCCCGGCCATCTACAAGAGCGCCTGCCGCATCGAGGTCCGCCACTTCCCCTTCGACCAGCAGAACTGCACCCTGAAATTCCGCTCCTGGACCTACGACGGGCGCGAGATGGACCTGGTGCTGAAGAGCGAGGCGGCCAGCCTGGACGACTTCACGCCCAGCGGCGAGTGGGACATCGTGGCCCTGCCCGGGCGGCGCCacgcgggcccgggccccgcggccTACGTGGACATCACCTACGACTTCGTCATCCGCCGCAAGCCGCTCTTCTACACCATCAACCTCATCGTGCCCTGCGTCCTCATCACCAGCCTGGCCATCCTGGTCTTCTACCTGCCCTCGGACTGCGGCGAGAAGATGACCCTCTGCATCTCCGTCCTGCTGGCCCTCACCGTCTTCCTGCTGCTCATCTCCAAGATCGTGCCGCCCACCTCGCTCGACGTGCCCTTGGTGGGCAAGTACCTCATGTTCACCATGGTCCTCGTCACCTTCTCCATCGTGACCAGCGTCTGCGTGCTCAACGTCCACCACCGCTCTCCGGCCACCCACGCCATGGCCCCCTGGGTCCGGGCCTTGTTCCTGGAGCGGCTGCCCGCCCTGCTCTTCATGCGACCCCCGGCTCGGGGCCACCGGCCGGaggggacccccggcccgcccggggggGAGCCGGGCCGACGGCCTTGCCCCtgcgggggcctgggggaggcggTGGACGGGGTCCGCTTCATCGCCAGCCACATGAAAGGCGAGGACGACCACCGGAGC GTGAGCGAGGACTGGAAATACGTCGCCATGGTGATCGACCGCCTGTTCCTGTGGATCTTTGTGTTCGTCTGCGTGTTCGGCACCGTGGGCATGTTCCTACAGCCCCTCTTCCTCCAGAACTACACGGCCCACAGCCtgctggccccggcccccccggcccccggcgaatGA